From a single Apium graveolens cultivar Ventura chromosome 2, ASM990537v1, whole genome shotgun sequence genomic region:
- the LOC141686538 gene encoding uncharacterized protein LOC141686538 — MIHQNFLYTIHKHWPQPIFSLRIPAIEVPDEVYKLFHTIDRRLLPTLIHTLNCDLFDSISVVAFLLWLERSRLGPKAVLKVNQDWPNHLIDMLVDQVCAAGMVEESDACLGISMIRELCTEDVGFVYLHQRRLEILRKRTEIVNEMAEKAFKDMFPNGVVDPSVQDGVGQ, encoded by the coding sequence ATGATACATCAAAACTTTCTATATACCATACACAAACACTGGCCTCAACCAATCTTTTCTCTTAGGATTCCTGCTATTGAGGTCCCTGATGAGGTGTACAAGTTGTTCCACACAATTGACAGGCGGCTTTTGCCTACCCTGATTCATACCCTCAACTGCGATTTGTTTGATTCAATCAGCGTGGTTGCATTCCTGTTGTGGCTGGAGAGGAGCAGGCTTGGTCCCAAGGCTGTGCTCAAAGTCAATCAGGACTGGCCTAATCACTTGATCGACATGCTGGTGGATCAAGTTTGCGCTGCTGGAATGGTTGAAGAATCCGACGCTTGTCTGGGAATTTCTATGATCCGGGAGCTGTGTACCGAGGACGTAGGATTTGTTTATCTACATCAAAGACGGTTGGAGATTCTAAGAAAGAGGACCGAGATTGTGAACGAGATGGCTGAGAAGGCCTTCAAGGATATGTTTCCTAATGGAGTTGTGGACCCGAGTGTTCAAGATGGTGTTGGACAATGA